A DNA window from Zingiber officinale cultivar Zhangliang chromosome 3A, Zo_v1.1, whole genome shotgun sequence contains the following coding sequences:
- the LOC122051601 gene encoding eyes absent homolog: MSQNQKNAEEVSRSTTVYIWDMDETLILLKSLLDGTYAGVFNGLKDPRKGFEIGKHWENYILQVCDEFFFYDEIENYNEPFLDSLSEYDDGRDLSNYDFKNDGLSSPYDDSNKRKLAYRHRFIAEKYAQGLHKLIGQQMIKLWNDLYNLADGYTNRWLSSAHALLEETLGMTHGSVAKRHLNVNVLVTKGSLIPSLAKCLLYRLDDVIPANNVYSSWDVGKLQCFSWIKERFTGPNVRFCAIGDGIEECEAAQAMSWPFIKIDLQPSSSYRFPGLTTEMIQSYINVIYGPPDAEEQVNE, from the exons ATGTCTCAAAACCAAAAAAATGCCGAGGAGGTTTCTAGGTCCACAACAGTCTACATATGGGATATGGATGAGACACTTATATTGTTGAAGTCCTTGTTGGATGGAACATATGCCGGGGTCTTTAATGGTTTGAAGGACCCAAGAAAAGGTTTTGAGATTGGGAAGCATTGGGAAAACTACATTCTACAAGTTTGTGATGAATTTTTCTTCTACGACGAG ATTGAGAACTATAATGAGCCATTTCTTGATTCTCTGAGTGAATATGATGATGGAAGAGACTTGTCAAATTATGACTTCAAAAATGATGGGCTTTCTTCTCCTTATGATGATTCCAATAAAAGAAAGCTTGCATATCGCCATCGATTCATTGCTGAGAAATACGCTCAG GGTTTGCACAAGTTGATTGGACAACAGATGATCAAACTCTGGAATGATCTGTACAATTTGGCTGATGGCTATACAAACAGATGGCTATCTTCAG CACATGCCCTATTGGAGGAAACATTAGGAATGACACATGGATCAGTTGCTAAAAGACACCTAAACGTCAATGTATTGGTTACTAAAGGATCCTTGATTCCTAGTCTTGCCAAGTGTTTGCTCTATCGCTTGGATGATGTAATCCCAGCTAATAATG TCTACAGCTCATGGGATGTAGGAAAGCTTCAGTGCTTCTCATGGATCAAGGAGAGATTCACTGGCCCTAATGTCCGGTTCTGCGCTATCGGAGATGGAATCGAAGAATGTGAAGCTGCTCAAGCAATGTCATGGCCATTCATCAAAATCGATCTGCAACCATCAAGCTCTTACCGATTTCCAGGTCTAACTACAGAAATGATACAGAGTTATATAAACGTGATATATGGACCACCAGATGCTGAAGAACAAGTAAACGAGTAA